In Electrophorus electricus isolate fEleEle1 chromosome 6, fEleEle1.pri, whole genome shotgun sequence, a single genomic region encodes these proteins:
- the LOC113573722 gene encoding semaphorin-4D isoform X4, with protein MALSVLGVFLGLLLEVSAHGPSSVARSSWRHEDVSLVEFSEPGVLNYSTLLLSEERDVLYVGARETIFELSLNNVSVKNNQVVWNVPESHMNKCILKGKSKETDCQNHIRVLQAFDENKLYVCGTHAFQPLCDYLSLKDFQLIQKQEDGRGKCSFDPAQSFTTVMVDGELYSGTAYNFLGSEPIISRYSVSQSLLRTEYSTSWLNEPSFVFADVIREGKSSVNGEDDKIYYFFTEVSVEYEFFGKLLIPRIARVCKGDVGGQRTLQKKWTSFLKAKLVCSMPELNFVFNVVHDVFILKTPDWRESVIYGVFSSQWGNMGLSAVCAYNMSSVDEVFSRGKYMQKATVEQSHTKWVRYNGLTPSPRPGACISNQNRLQNINSSLLLPDKTLQFVKDHPLLADPVLPIGNGPRLIARDTNYTQITVERVPALDNNVYDVIFTGTDKGFLHKSVVYEGGLHVIEEVQLLKNPEPIKTLLLSTQRARFLYAGSDSGIVQSPMAFCDKYTTCEDCILSRDPYCAWETRTTSCIDIFQRKDQHRKLLQNLQGNASICPAAVTPRSSETYQQVAVKPGGSAELPCKVRSRLARVQWKVNGSDLTEAAHFLQMRDTGLLVYSAAPEDQGRYECWAVETAAGKNFVRLVAAYRLRLDLPERARPAADVVALSYPDASAEGVATAEAKGNSGHTAGPPPLMSSPPPTEASPLTSATTGRGVGAEPQPKLLPPAKASHSPPRADALDPSARFLQHDNSSALLFLFLLFFLLFLCAVAYNCYMRYLPAPCLRLRAALLGPQKKPQPEYVACEAGLMETAPDKPDPAGAPHQNGAQQQQLRALRDTGYETESECGNVKGPSHSYEEGDNNPSKARPFDVDCESQPIEYADADAPY; from the exons ATGGCGCTCAGCGTGTTGGGAGTTTTCCTGGGATTGCTTCTGGAAGTTTCTGCTCATGGACCGTCCAGTGTCGCCAGGAGTTCGTGGAGACATGAAG ACGTGAGCTTGGTAGAGTTCTCTGAGCCGGGTGTCCTCAACTACTCCACCCTGCTGctgagtgaggagagagacGTGCTGTATGTTGGAGCCAGGGAGACCATCTTTGAGCTGAGCCTCAACAACGTGTCCGTGAAGAACAACCAG GTAGTATGGAATGTTCCAGAAAGCCACATGAACAAATGCATCTTAAAAGGGAAGTCCAAAGAg ACTGACTGTCAAAACCATATCCGGGTTCTGCAGGCCTTTGATGAAAACAaactatatgtgtgtggtacACATGCGTTCCAGCCACTCTGCGATTacctg TCTCTGAAGGACTTCCAGCTGATCCAGAAGCAGGAGGACGGGAGAGGGAAGTGTTCATTTGACCCCGCTCAGAGTTTCACCACCGTCATGGTCG ATGGGGAACTGTACTCAGGGACTGCATACAACTTCCTGGGTAGTGAGCCAATCATTTCCAGATACTCAGTCTCTCAGAGCCTGCTGCGGACGGAGTACTCCACATCCTGGCTCAACG AGCCCAGTTTTGTGTTCGCCGATGTGATCCGAGAGGGAAAGAGCAGTGTGAATGGAGAAGATGATAAGATATATTACTTCTTCACGGAGGTCTCTGTCGAGTACGAGTTCTTTGGCAAGCTATTGATCCCCCGCATCGCTCGCGTGTGCAAG GGGGACGTGGGAGGTCAGAGGACCCTACAGAAGAAGTGGACGTCCTTCCTGAAGGCCAAGCTGGTGTGCTCCATGCCAGAGCTCAACTTTGTCTTCAACGTGGTCCATGACGTGTTCATACTCAAGACACCTGACTGGAGGGAATCTGTCATCTACGGCGTCTTCTCCTCGCAGTG ggggaATATGggcctgtctgctgtctgtgcGTATAACATGAGCTCAGTGGATGAGGTCTTCTCCAGGGGCAAGTACATGCAGAAGGCCACGGTGGAGCAATCTCACACCAAGTGGGTGCGCTACAACGGCCTCACGCCCTCCCCGCGGCCTGGAGCG TGCATCAGCAACCAAAACCGTCTGCAGAACATCaacagctctctgctgctccctgACAAGACCCTGCAGTTCGTGAAGGACCACCCTCTCTTAGCTGACCCCGTCCTGCCCATCGGCAACGGGCCCCGCCTCATCGCCAGGGACACCAACTACACGCAGATCACCGTGGAGAGAGTCCCCGCACTTGACAACAATGTCTATGATGTAATCTTTACCGGCACGG ATAAAGGGTTTCTGCATAAGTCCGTGGTGTATGAAGGAGGTTTGCACGTGATCGAGGAGGTGCAGCTCCTGAAGAACCCAGAGCCAATCAAAACCCTCCTGCTCTCCACACAAAGG GCCAGATTCCTGTACGCTGGTTCTGACTCTGGCATCGTCCAGTCCCCCATGGCATTTTGTGACAAATACACAACTTGCGAGGACTGCATCCTCTCCCGAGACCCTTACTGCGCATGGGAGACGCGCACCACTTCCTGTATCGATATATTCCAGAGGAAGGATCAGCACCG GAAGTTGCTTCAGAACCTGCAGGGAAATGCAAGCATCTGTCCTGCGG CAGTGACACCCCGCTCGTCAGAGACCTACCAGCAGGTGGCGGTAAAGCCCGGAGGTTCAGCGGAGCTGCCGTGCAAGGTGCGGTCCAGGCTGGCCCGGGTGCAGTGGAAGGTGAATGGCAGCGACCTGACCGAGGCCGCCCACTTCCTGCAGATGAGGGACACGGGTCTGCTCGTGTACAGCGCGGCGCCCGAGGACCAGGGCCGCTACGAGTGCTGGGCCGTGGAGACGGCCGCGGGCAAGAACTTCGTCCGCCTGGTGGCCGCCTACCGCCTCCGTCTGGACCTTCCGGAAAGGGCTCGTCCGGCAGCCGACGTCGTGGCGCTGTCCTATCCAGACGCATCCGCGGAGGGTGTCGCCACAGCAGAGGCCAAAGGTAATAGCGGTCACACAGCAGGACCCCCTCCGCTAATGTCGTCTCCACCGCCCACAGAGGCGTCCCCGCTAACCTCCGCAACCACGGGCCGCGGCGTCGGCGCCGAACCTCAGCCTAAGCTCCTCCCCCCTGCCAAAGCCAGCCACTCGCCTCCGAGGGCCGACGCCCTCGACCCCTCGGCTCGGTTCCTCCAGCACGACAACAGCAGCGCCTTGctcttcctgttcctgctcttctttctcctcttcctgtgcGCAGTGGCATACAACTGCTACATGCGGTACCTGCCTGCACCGTGTCTCCGGCTTCGGGCCGCGCTGCTCGGGCCTCAGAAGAAGCCGCAGCCCGAGTACGTGGCCTGCGAGGCGGGCCTGATGGAGACGGCACCGGACAAGCCGGACCCTGCCGGAGCGCCGCACCAGAACGGtgcgcagcagcagcagctgcgtGCTCTCCGAGACACTGGCTATGAGACGGAGTCGGAGTGCGGAAACGTAAAGGGCCCGTCGCACAGCTATGAGGAGGGCGACAACAACCCTTCAAAAGCGCGGCCGTTCGACGTCGACTGCGAATCGCAGCCGATCGAGTACGCAGACGCCGACGCGCCTTACTGA
- the LOC113573722 gene encoding semaphorin-4D isoform X2, whose amino-acid sequence MNHYSPPDVMTYKGNLTLPKVPEPNMALSVLGVFLGLLLEVSAHGPSSVARSSWRHEDVSLVEFSEPGVLNYSTLLLSEERDVLYVGARETIFELSLNNVSVKNNQVVWNVPESHMNKCILKGKSKETDCQNHIRVLQAFDENKLYVCGTHAFQPLCDYLSLKDFQLIQKQEDGRGKCSFDPAQSFTTVMVDGELYSGTAYNFLGSEPIISRYSVSQSLLRTEYSTSWLNEPSFVFADVIREGKSSVNGEDDKIYYFFTEVSVEYEFFGKLLIPRIARVCKGDVGGQRTLQKKWTSFLKAKLVCSMPELNFVFNVVHDVFILKTPDWRESVIYGVFSSQWGNMGLSAVCAYNMSSVDEVFSRGKYMQKATVEQSHTKWVRYNGLTPSPRPGACISNQNRLQNINSSLLLPDKTLQFVKDHPLLADPVLPIGNGPRLIARDTNYTQITVERVPALDNNVYDVIFTGTDKGFLHKSVVYEGGLHVIEEVQLLKNPEPIKTLLLSTQRARFLYAGSDSGIVQSPMAFCDKYTTCEDCILSRDPYCAWETRTTSCIDIFQRKDQHRKLLQNLQGNASICPAVTPRSSETYQQVAVKPGGSAELPCKVRSRLARVQWKVNGSDLTEAAHFLQMRDTGLLVYSAAPEDQGRYECWAVETAAGKNFVRLVAAYRLRLDLPERARPAADVVALSYPDASAEGVATAEAKGNSGHTAGPPPLMSSPPPTEASPLTSATTGRGVGAEPQPKLLPPAKASHSPPRADALDPSARFLQHDNSSALLFLFLLFFLLFLCAVAYNCYMRYLPAPCLRLRAALLGPQKKPQPEYVACEAGLMETAPDKPDPAGAPHQNGAQQQQLRALRDTGYETESECGNVKGPSHSYEEGDNNPSKARPFDVDCESQPIEYADADAPY is encoded by the exons ATGAATCACTACTCGCCTCCAGACGTCATGACGTACAA AGGTAACCTCACGCTACCCAAGGTTCCGGAGCCTAACATGGCGCTCAGCGTGTTGGGAGTTTTCCTGGGATTGCTTCTGGAAGTTTCTGCTCATGGACCGTCCAGTGTCGCCAGGAGTTCGTGGAGACATGAAG ACGTGAGCTTGGTAGAGTTCTCTGAGCCGGGTGTCCTCAACTACTCCACCCTGCTGctgagtgaggagagagacGTGCTGTATGTTGGAGCCAGGGAGACCATCTTTGAGCTGAGCCTCAACAACGTGTCCGTGAAGAACAACCAG GTAGTATGGAATGTTCCAGAAAGCCACATGAACAAATGCATCTTAAAAGGGAAGTCCAAAGAg ACTGACTGTCAAAACCATATCCGGGTTCTGCAGGCCTTTGATGAAAACAaactatatgtgtgtggtacACATGCGTTCCAGCCACTCTGCGATTacctg TCTCTGAAGGACTTCCAGCTGATCCAGAAGCAGGAGGACGGGAGAGGGAAGTGTTCATTTGACCCCGCTCAGAGTTTCACCACCGTCATGGTCG ATGGGGAACTGTACTCAGGGACTGCATACAACTTCCTGGGTAGTGAGCCAATCATTTCCAGATACTCAGTCTCTCAGAGCCTGCTGCGGACGGAGTACTCCACATCCTGGCTCAACG AGCCCAGTTTTGTGTTCGCCGATGTGATCCGAGAGGGAAAGAGCAGTGTGAATGGAGAAGATGATAAGATATATTACTTCTTCACGGAGGTCTCTGTCGAGTACGAGTTCTTTGGCAAGCTATTGATCCCCCGCATCGCTCGCGTGTGCAAG GGGGACGTGGGAGGTCAGAGGACCCTACAGAAGAAGTGGACGTCCTTCCTGAAGGCCAAGCTGGTGTGCTCCATGCCAGAGCTCAACTTTGTCTTCAACGTGGTCCATGACGTGTTCATACTCAAGACACCTGACTGGAGGGAATCTGTCATCTACGGCGTCTTCTCCTCGCAGTG ggggaATATGggcctgtctgctgtctgtgcGTATAACATGAGCTCAGTGGATGAGGTCTTCTCCAGGGGCAAGTACATGCAGAAGGCCACGGTGGAGCAATCTCACACCAAGTGGGTGCGCTACAACGGCCTCACGCCCTCCCCGCGGCCTGGAGCG TGCATCAGCAACCAAAACCGTCTGCAGAACATCaacagctctctgctgctccctgACAAGACCCTGCAGTTCGTGAAGGACCACCCTCTCTTAGCTGACCCCGTCCTGCCCATCGGCAACGGGCCCCGCCTCATCGCCAGGGACACCAACTACACGCAGATCACCGTGGAGAGAGTCCCCGCACTTGACAACAATGTCTATGATGTAATCTTTACCGGCACGG ATAAAGGGTTTCTGCATAAGTCCGTGGTGTATGAAGGAGGTTTGCACGTGATCGAGGAGGTGCAGCTCCTGAAGAACCCAGAGCCAATCAAAACCCTCCTGCTCTCCACACAAAGG GCCAGATTCCTGTACGCTGGTTCTGACTCTGGCATCGTCCAGTCCCCCATGGCATTTTGTGACAAATACACAACTTGCGAGGACTGCATCCTCTCCCGAGACCCTTACTGCGCATGGGAGACGCGCACCACTTCCTGTATCGATATATTCCAGAGGAAGGATCAGCACCG GAAGTTGCTTCAGAACCTGCAGGGAAATGCAAGCATCTGTCCTGCGG TGACACCCCGCTCGTCAGAGACCTACCAGCAGGTGGCGGTAAAGCCCGGAGGTTCAGCGGAGCTGCCGTGCAAGGTGCGGTCCAGGCTGGCCCGGGTGCAGTGGAAGGTGAATGGCAGCGACCTGACCGAGGCCGCCCACTTCCTGCAGATGAGGGACACGGGTCTGCTCGTGTACAGCGCGGCGCCCGAGGACCAGGGCCGCTACGAGTGCTGGGCCGTGGAGACGGCCGCGGGCAAGAACTTCGTCCGCCTGGTGGCCGCCTACCGCCTCCGTCTGGACCTTCCGGAAAGGGCTCGTCCGGCAGCCGACGTCGTGGCGCTGTCCTATCCAGACGCATCCGCGGAGGGTGTCGCCACAGCAGAGGCCAAAGGTAATAGCGGTCACACAGCAGGACCCCCTCCGCTAATGTCGTCTCCACCGCCCACAGAGGCGTCCCCGCTAACCTCCGCAACCACGGGCCGCGGCGTCGGCGCCGAACCTCAGCCTAAGCTCCTCCCCCCTGCCAAAGCCAGCCACTCGCCTCCGAGGGCCGACGCCCTCGACCCCTCGGCTCGGTTCCTCCAGCACGACAACAGCAGCGCCTTGctcttcctgttcctgctcttctttctcctcttcctgtgcGCAGTGGCATACAACTGCTACATGCGGTACCTGCCTGCACCGTGTCTCCGGCTTCGGGCCGCGCTGCTCGGGCCTCAGAAGAAGCCGCAGCCCGAGTACGTGGCCTGCGAGGCGGGCCTGATGGAGACGGCACCGGACAAGCCGGACCCTGCCGGAGCGCCGCACCAGAACGGtgcgcagcagcagcagctgcgtGCTCTCCGAGACACTGGCTATGAGACGGAGTCGGAGTGCGGAAACGTAAAGGGCCCGTCGCACAGCTATGAGGAGGGCGACAACAACCCTTCAAAAGCGCGGCCGTTCGACGTCGACTGCGAATCGCAGCCGATCGAGTACGCAGACGCCGACGCGCCTTACTGA
- the LOC113573722 gene encoding semaphorin-4D isoform X3, with the protein MSRVKGRGNLTLPKVPEPNMALSVLGVFLGLLLEVSAHGPSSVARSSWRHEDVSLVEFSEPGVLNYSTLLLSEERDVLYVGARETIFELSLNNVSVKNNQVVWNVPESHMNKCILKGKSKETDCQNHIRVLQAFDENKLYVCGTHAFQPLCDYLSLKDFQLIQKQEDGRGKCSFDPAQSFTTVMVDGELYSGTAYNFLGSEPIISRYSVSQSLLRTEYSTSWLNEPSFVFADVIREGKSSVNGEDDKIYYFFTEVSVEYEFFGKLLIPRIARVCKGDVGGQRTLQKKWTSFLKAKLVCSMPELNFVFNVVHDVFILKTPDWRESVIYGVFSSQWGNMGLSAVCAYNMSSVDEVFSRGKYMQKATVEQSHTKWVRYNGLTPSPRPGACISNQNRLQNINSSLLLPDKTLQFVKDHPLLADPVLPIGNGPRLIARDTNYTQITVERVPALDNNVYDVIFTGTDKGFLHKSVVYEGGLHVIEEVQLLKNPEPIKTLLLSTQRARFLYAGSDSGIVQSPMAFCDKYTTCEDCILSRDPYCAWETRTTSCIDIFQRKDQHRKLLQNLQGNASICPAAVTPRSSETYQQVAVKPGGSAELPCKVRSRLARVQWKVNGSDLTEAAHFLQMRDTGLLVYSAAPEDQGRYECWAVETAAGKNFVRLVAAYRLRLDLPERARPAADVVALSYPDASAEGVATAEAKGNSGHTAGPPPLMSSPPPTEASPLTSATTGRGVGAEPQPKLLPPAKASHSPPRADALDPSARFLQHDNSSALLFLFLLFFLLFLCAVAYNCYMRYLPAPCLRLRAALLGPQKKPQPEYVACEAGLMETAPDKPDPAGAPHQNGAQQQQLRALRDTGYETESECGNVKGPSHSYEEGDNNPSKARPFDVDCESQPIEYADADAPY; encoded by the exons ATGTCAAGGGTCAAAGGAAg AGGTAACCTCACGCTACCCAAGGTTCCGGAGCCTAACATGGCGCTCAGCGTGTTGGGAGTTTTCCTGGGATTGCTTCTGGAAGTTTCTGCTCATGGACCGTCCAGTGTCGCCAGGAGTTCGTGGAGACATGAAG ACGTGAGCTTGGTAGAGTTCTCTGAGCCGGGTGTCCTCAACTACTCCACCCTGCTGctgagtgaggagagagacGTGCTGTATGTTGGAGCCAGGGAGACCATCTTTGAGCTGAGCCTCAACAACGTGTCCGTGAAGAACAACCAG GTAGTATGGAATGTTCCAGAAAGCCACATGAACAAATGCATCTTAAAAGGGAAGTCCAAAGAg ACTGACTGTCAAAACCATATCCGGGTTCTGCAGGCCTTTGATGAAAACAaactatatgtgtgtggtacACATGCGTTCCAGCCACTCTGCGATTacctg TCTCTGAAGGACTTCCAGCTGATCCAGAAGCAGGAGGACGGGAGAGGGAAGTGTTCATTTGACCCCGCTCAGAGTTTCACCACCGTCATGGTCG ATGGGGAACTGTACTCAGGGACTGCATACAACTTCCTGGGTAGTGAGCCAATCATTTCCAGATACTCAGTCTCTCAGAGCCTGCTGCGGACGGAGTACTCCACATCCTGGCTCAACG AGCCCAGTTTTGTGTTCGCCGATGTGATCCGAGAGGGAAAGAGCAGTGTGAATGGAGAAGATGATAAGATATATTACTTCTTCACGGAGGTCTCTGTCGAGTACGAGTTCTTTGGCAAGCTATTGATCCCCCGCATCGCTCGCGTGTGCAAG GGGGACGTGGGAGGTCAGAGGACCCTACAGAAGAAGTGGACGTCCTTCCTGAAGGCCAAGCTGGTGTGCTCCATGCCAGAGCTCAACTTTGTCTTCAACGTGGTCCATGACGTGTTCATACTCAAGACACCTGACTGGAGGGAATCTGTCATCTACGGCGTCTTCTCCTCGCAGTG ggggaATATGggcctgtctgctgtctgtgcGTATAACATGAGCTCAGTGGATGAGGTCTTCTCCAGGGGCAAGTACATGCAGAAGGCCACGGTGGAGCAATCTCACACCAAGTGGGTGCGCTACAACGGCCTCACGCCCTCCCCGCGGCCTGGAGCG TGCATCAGCAACCAAAACCGTCTGCAGAACATCaacagctctctgctgctccctgACAAGACCCTGCAGTTCGTGAAGGACCACCCTCTCTTAGCTGACCCCGTCCTGCCCATCGGCAACGGGCCCCGCCTCATCGCCAGGGACACCAACTACACGCAGATCACCGTGGAGAGAGTCCCCGCACTTGACAACAATGTCTATGATGTAATCTTTACCGGCACGG ATAAAGGGTTTCTGCATAAGTCCGTGGTGTATGAAGGAGGTTTGCACGTGATCGAGGAGGTGCAGCTCCTGAAGAACCCAGAGCCAATCAAAACCCTCCTGCTCTCCACACAAAGG GCCAGATTCCTGTACGCTGGTTCTGACTCTGGCATCGTCCAGTCCCCCATGGCATTTTGTGACAAATACACAACTTGCGAGGACTGCATCCTCTCCCGAGACCCTTACTGCGCATGGGAGACGCGCACCACTTCCTGTATCGATATATTCCAGAGGAAGGATCAGCACCG GAAGTTGCTTCAGAACCTGCAGGGAAATGCAAGCATCTGTCCTGCGG CAGTGACACCCCGCTCGTCAGAGACCTACCAGCAGGTGGCGGTAAAGCCCGGAGGTTCAGCGGAGCTGCCGTGCAAGGTGCGGTCCAGGCTGGCCCGGGTGCAGTGGAAGGTGAATGGCAGCGACCTGACCGAGGCCGCCCACTTCCTGCAGATGAGGGACACGGGTCTGCTCGTGTACAGCGCGGCGCCCGAGGACCAGGGCCGCTACGAGTGCTGGGCCGTGGAGACGGCCGCGGGCAAGAACTTCGTCCGCCTGGTGGCCGCCTACCGCCTCCGTCTGGACCTTCCGGAAAGGGCTCGTCCGGCAGCCGACGTCGTGGCGCTGTCCTATCCAGACGCATCCGCGGAGGGTGTCGCCACAGCAGAGGCCAAAGGTAATAGCGGTCACACAGCAGGACCCCCTCCGCTAATGTCGTCTCCACCGCCCACAGAGGCGTCCCCGCTAACCTCCGCAACCACGGGCCGCGGCGTCGGCGCCGAACCTCAGCCTAAGCTCCTCCCCCCTGCCAAAGCCAGCCACTCGCCTCCGAGGGCCGACGCCCTCGACCCCTCGGCTCGGTTCCTCCAGCACGACAACAGCAGCGCCTTGctcttcctgttcctgctcttctttctcctcttcctgtgcGCAGTGGCATACAACTGCTACATGCGGTACCTGCCTGCACCGTGTCTCCGGCTTCGGGCCGCGCTGCTCGGGCCTCAGAAGAAGCCGCAGCCCGAGTACGTGGCCTGCGAGGCGGGCCTGATGGAGACGGCACCGGACAAGCCGGACCCTGCCGGAGCGCCGCACCAGAACGGtgcgcagcagcagcagctgcgtGCTCTCCGAGACACTGGCTATGAGACGGAGTCGGAGTGCGGAAACGTAAAGGGCCCGTCGCACAGCTATGAGGAGGGCGACAACAACCCTTCAAAAGCGCGGCCGTTCGACGTCGACTGCGAATCGCAGCCGATCGAGTACGCAGACGCCGACGCGCCTTACTGA
- the LOC113573722 gene encoding semaphorin-4D isoform X1, which produces MNHYSPPDVMTYKGNLTLPKVPEPNMALSVLGVFLGLLLEVSAHGPSSVARSSWRHEDVSLVEFSEPGVLNYSTLLLSEERDVLYVGARETIFELSLNNVSVKNNQVVWNVPESHMNKCILKGKSKETDCQNHIRVLQAFDENKLYVCGTHAFQPLCDYLSLKDFQLIQKQEDGRGKCSFDPAQSFTTVMVDGELYSGTAYNFLGSEPIISRYSVSQSLLRTEYSTSWLNEPSFVFADVIREGKSSVNGEDDKIYYFFTEVSVEYEFFGKLLIPRIARVCKGDVGGQRTLQKKWTSFLKAKLVCSMPELNFVFNVVHDVFILKTPDWRESVIYGVFSSQWGNMGLSAVCAYNMSSVDEVFSRGKYMQKATVEQSHTKWVRYNGLTPSPRPGACISNQNRLQNINSSLLLPDKTLQFVKDHPLLADPVLPIGNGPRLIARDTNYTQITVERVPALDNNVYDVIFTGTDKGFLHKSVVYEGGLHVIEEVQLLKNPEPIKTLLLSTQRARFLYAGSDSGIVQSPMAFCDKYTTCEDCILSRDPYCAWETRTTSCIDIFQRKDQHRKLLQNLQGNASICPAAVTPRSSETYQQVAVKPGGSAELPCKVRSRLARVQWKVNGSDLTEAAHFLQMRDTGLLVYSAAPEDQGRYECWAVETAAGKNFVRLVAAYRLRLDLPERARPAADVVALSYPDASAEGVATAEAKGNSGHTAGPPPLMSSPPPTEASPLTSATTGRGVGAEPQPKLLPPAKASHSPPRADALDPSARFLQHDNSSALLFLFLLFFLLFLCAVAYNCYMRYLPAPCLRLRAALLGPQKKPQPEYVACEAGLMETAPDKPDPAGAPHQNGAQQQQLRALRDTGYETESECGNVKGPSHSYEEGDNNPSKARPFDVDCESQPIEYADADAPY; this is translated from the exons ATGAATCACTACTCGCCTCCAGACGTCATGACGTACAA AGGTAACCTCACGCTACCCAAGGTTCCGGAGCCTAACATGGCGCTCAGCGTGTTGGGAGTTTTCCTGGGATTGCTTCTGGAAGTTTCTGCTCATGGACCGTCCAGTGTCGCCAGGAGTTCGTGGAGACATGAAG ACGTGAGCTTGGTAGAGTTCTCTGAGCCGGGTGTCCTCAACTACTCCACCCTGCTGctgagtgaggagagagacGTGCTGTATGTTGGAGCCAGGGAGACCATCTTTGAGCTGAGCCTCAACAACGTGTCCGTGAAGAACAACCAG GTAGTATGGAATGTTCCAGAAAGCCACATGAACAAATGCATCTTAAAAGGGAAGTCCAAAGAg ACTGACTGTCAAAACCATATCCGGGTTCTGCAGGCCTTTGATGAAAACAaactatatgtgtgtggtacACATGCGTTCCAGCCACTCTGCGATTacctg TCTCTGAAGGACTTCCAGCTGATCCAGAAGCAGGAGGACGGGAGAGGGAAGTGTTCATTTGACCCCGCTCAGAGTTTCACCACCGTCATGGTCG ATGGGGAACTGTACTCAGGGACTGCATACAACTTCCTGGGTAGTGAGCCAATCATTTCCAGATACTCAGTCTCTCAGAGCCTGCTGCGGACGGAGTACTCCACATCCTGGCTCAACG AGCCCAGTTTTGTGTTCGCCGATGTGATCCGAGAGGGAAAGAGCAGTGTGAATGGAGAAGATGATAAGATATATTACTTCTTCACGGAGGTCTCTGTCGAGTACGAGTTCTTTGGCAAGCTATTGATCCCCCGCATCGCTCGCGTGTGCAAG GGGGACGTGGGAGGTCAGAGGACCCTACAGAAGAAGTGGACGTCCTTCCTGAAGGCCAAGCTGGTGTGCTCCATGCCAGAGCTCAACTTTGTCTTCAACGTGGTCCATGACGTGTTCATACTCAAGACACCTGACTGGAGGGAATCTGTCATCTACGGCGTCTTCTCCTCGCAGTG ggggaATATGggcctgtctgctgtctgtgcGTATAACATGAGCTCAGTGGATGAGGTCTTCTCCAGGGGCAAGTACATGCAGAAGGCCACGGTGGAGCAATCTCACACCAAGTGGGTGCGCTACAACGGCCTCACGCCCTCCCCGCGGCCTGGAGCG TGCATCAGCAACCAAAACCGTCTGCAGAACATCaacagctctctgctgctccctgACAAGACCCTGCAGTTCGTGAAGGACCACCCTCTCTTAGCTGACCCCGTCCTGCCCATCGGCAACGGGCCCCGCCTCATCGCCAGGGACACCAACTACACGCAGATCACCGTGGAGAGAGTCCCCGCACTTGACAACAATGTCTATGATGTAATCTTTACCGGCACGG ATAAAGGGTTTCTGCATAAGTCCGTGGTGTATGAAGGAGGTTTGCACGTGATCGAGGAGGTGCAGCTCCTGAAGAACCCAGAGCCAATCAAAACCCTCCTGCTCTCCACACAAAGG GCCAGATTCCTGTACGCTGGTTCTGACTCTGGCATCGTCCAGTCCCCCATGGCATTTTGTGACAAATACACAACTTGCGAGGACTGCATCCTCTCCCGAGACCCTTACTGCGCATGGGAGACGCGCACCACTTCCTGTATCGATATATTCCAGAGGAAGGATCAGCACCG GAAGTTGCTTCAGAACCTGCAGGGAAATGCAAGCATCTGTCCTGCGG CAGTGACACCCCGCTCGTCAGAGACCTACCAGCAGGTGGCGGTAAAGCCCGGAGGTTCAGCGGAGCTGCCGTGCAAGGTGCGGTCCAGGCTGGCCCGGGTGCAGTGGAAGGTGAATGGCAGCGACCTGACCGAGGCCGCCCACTTCCTGCAGATGAGGGACACGGGTCTGCTCGTGTACAGCGCGGCGCCCGAGGACCAGGGCCGCTACGAGTGCTGGGCCGTGGAGACGGCCGCGGGCAAGAACTTCGTCCGCCTGGTGGCCGCCTACCGCCTCCGTCTGGACCTTCCGGAAAGGGCTCGTCCGGCAGCCGACGTCGTGGCGCTGTCCTATCCAGACGCATCCGCGGAGGGTGTCGCCACAGCAGAGGCCAAAGGTAATAGCGGTCACACAGCAGGACCCCCTCCGCTAATGTCGTCTCCACCGCCCACAGAGGCGTCCCCGCTAACCTCCGCAACCACGGGCCGCGGCGTCGGCGCCGAACCTCAGCCTAAGCTCCTCCCCCCTGCCAAAGCCAGCCACTCGCCTCCGAGGGCCGACGCCCTCGACCCCTCGGCTCGGTTCCTCCAGCACGACAACAGCAGCGCCTTGctcttcctgttcctgctcttctttctcctcttcctgtgcGCAGTGGCATACAACTGCTACATGCGGTACCTGCCTGCACCGTGTCTCCGGCTTCGGGCCGCGCTGCTCGGGCCTCAGAAGAAGCCGCAGCCCGAGTACGTGGCCTGCGAGGCGGGCCTGATGGAGACGGCACCGGACAAGCCGGACCCTGCCGGAGCGCCGCACCAGAACGGtgcgcagcagcagcagctgcgtGCTCTCCGAGACACTGGCTATGAGACGGAGTCGGAGTGCGGAAACGTAAAGGGCCCGTCGCACAGCTATGAGGAGGGCGACAACAACCCTTCAAAAGCGCGGCCGTTCGACGTCGACTGCGAATCGCAGCCGATCGAGTACGCAGACGCCGACGCGCCTTACTGA